The following are encoded together in the Chaetodon auriga isolate fChaAug3 chromosome 4, fChaAug3.hap1, whole genome shotgun sequence genome:
- the LOC143319400 gene encoding calmodulin-regulated spectrin-associated protein 3-like isoform X2, translated as MSSVQRGAAMVDSPSAMKKTFSVPEIKPLDQYDLNRAKICASVRWLLSKSYGSAENVPVELREPLYKDQYEQEHLKPSVSKLLLSPEIYCRAQALLAQAHGVSLPASQGSPADNSALLQFLIKKGFTPKVQDADVTEEDLRYVPIKTKAHLALIDALMTLAAKETVGRVKMAAEAEQMGVGAPWENALLFWVNRLNQKLREITEEEEPPKSQTCTDLQPAQDASQSTRWYWKLVPIRYRKDKVQSKLTPTFPLVYAVKDLSNGCAIAAVLHFYCSSLLPLEDVCLKDTMSVADSLYNLQLIKEFCESSLQSCCPLAVEDLLYAPPALHLNIMSFIAELLEWFEVKKAEFVEPIQPIDLTDVSGLLDCTSPVSGNNNSGSPSFIFKQPFVPISSPVSSENKSWTKKQISRPLSAVTFSIPFGLDSDVDIVMGNPIDSVFRSVSTDSLTTGIPAMTSPVASAGMTHVPYSPPEDFSHLVSASAPSKRSSWGPYAHTTPLGELPTIEEALQVVHTPGNKDRRKGRTTEKGGRPEPRLRPEGAPAGFFLHSPEEDNPQLSSSAPCRSGVLYQPVGGEVGDNKRQGRGERKERSGRTSDMSRDDDSVLRDGSVDSSDTSDDTPRNAPGNIRPSSSRQENHSISNSPRLTSFAERRDNRRRHPAAPGEDSALTPTTPGTPHTPSTPAGALGRQDSPGPRGPEPGSEAWELGARLEEKRKSIEAQKRRIEAIFAKHRQRLGKTAFLQLKREQGEGGGEGAEEDNLTLEERLTHMEEQLKQEEEKEKEKEKDGEKEREKPSVSNPPRLEKQVTFSIESKKGAEKEKGAEKEKGGETVIVEYNEVVQKLSEALQSLQKDMQKLTEQQQQLMSNQRPRNTSKTTPKSTPRGNTKTQPKTPPHTPTKTPPRTPTKTPTKSTSKAWVIPPANPPSASSPSRRSQVLTSPKPIISSSCPAPRTKIHSSSTPRSPKHHPRHQHQPHPRPSELKFPPLNRVLTPTQNVDTLPHLRRVSPSKCQVQTSSSFRIGGPRTPQESPQPIQQPQPDECTSDTGSSETPTQFSLELEQEEVGAVGGLPVLQQPRQDRPMAAGGSSSGAPSECSFESDTMSFSAAYSAGGEGGRGGGAGKPCSLIEVSLSSLGGPEGGSDEPTDEGQEFSSDSMSDHTESAVEPARRPAAEPLDPIERLDLATGAGNMSEQEESNGEQPRETETFEPSGEQNELGTRGGIKFFFTEEVHSEGEMAQRRAVLLEKQQKRTEELKKRRQWHEQERENRPASSDKRVASPSNTPPAGTTSPSPTPPATPARRGDFTRGEYALRQQLRLMDDLDKMFRQKSTNHARSSTKKTRSRPRSMTREETQLSLSPAKGKTGSKLTKVYSHSSLNLAATDEPGNKCTDTTKKPSSRPGSPAGCVPPSRLANQNGDKEWETGSNGTSPAPEYTGPKLFKEPSFKSNKFIIHNALSRCCLAGKVNETQKNKIVEEMEKSPANHFLILFRDSSCQFRGVYTMNSDSQELVRLAGVGPRAISSTQVESIYKYSSDRKQFSAIPSKTVGMSVDAFTIPSHLWHGGGAAAAGGGSRRASITKKAVISK; from the exons AAAGCCCACCTGGCCCTGATCGACGCCCTGATGACACTGGCTGCCAAAGAGACGGTGGGCAGGGTGAAGATGGCGGCGGAGGCGGAGCAGATGGGTGTCGGGGCTCCGTGGGAGAACGCTCTGCTCTTCTGGGTCAACAGG CTGAACCAGAAGTTGAGAGaaatcacagaagaagaagagccccCCAAGTCACAGACATGTACAGACCTGCAGCCTGCTCAGGACGCG TCTCAATCCACCCGCTGGTACTGGAAACTAGTCCCC ATTCGCTATAGGAAGGACAAAGTGCAGTCTAAGCTGACTCCTACTTTCCCTCTGGTTTATGCGGTCAAAGATCTGTCTAATGGCTGCGCTATAGCTGCTGTGTTGCACTTCTACTGCTCCAGCTTGCTGCCTCTGGAGG ATGTGTGTCTGAAGGACACCATGTCCGTGGCTGACAGTCTCTACAACCTGCAGCTGATTAAAGAGTTCTGTGAGAGCAGTTTACAGAGCTGCTGCCCCCTCGCTGTGGAGGACCTGCTCTACGCTCCACCAGCTCTGCAT CTGAACATCATGAGCTTCATAGCTGAACTGCTGGAGTGGTTTGAGGTTAAGAAGGCTGAATTTGTTGAACCCATACAACCCATCGACCTCACAG atgTCTCAGGGTTACTAGATTGTACAAGTCCTGTGAGCGGGAACAACAACAG tgggTCTCCTTCCTTCAtcttcaaacagccctttgtgCCCATCTCCTCCCCCGTGTCATCAG aaaacaaaagttggacaaagaaacaaatcag TCGTCctctgtcagcagtgactttCAGCATCCCATTTGGGCTGGACAGTGATGTTGACATTGTCATGGGAAACCCAATAGATTCTGTCTTTCGCTCTGTCAGCACTGACAGCCTCACCACCGGCATCCCTGCAATGACTTCACCGGTGGCATCAGCAGGGATGACTCATGTCCCGTACAGCCCTCCAGAGGACTTCAGCCACCTGGTCAGCGCTTCTGCACCATCGAAGCGCTCATCCTGGGGCCCTTATGCGCACACAACACCACTGGGAGAGCTGCCGACCATTGAGGAGGCGCTACAGGTGGTTCACACTCCTGGCAACAAAGATCGGAGGAAGGGAAGGACaacagagaaaggaggaagacCAGAACCCAGGTTACGTCCTGAAGGAGCCCCTGCTGGATTCTTCCTACACTCCCCAGAGGAGGATAATCCCCAGCTCAGTAGCTCTGCTCCCTGTCGCTCCGGAGTCCTCTACCAGCCTGTTGGAGGAGAAGTGGGTGATAATAAAAGGcaaggaaggggagagaggaaggagagatcAGGACGCACCTCTGATATGTCACGTGATGATGACTCTGTTCTACGAGATGGCAGCGTTGACTCCTCTGACACATCGGATGATACCCCTAGAAATGCCCCAGGTAATATTCGACCCAGCAGCAGTCGCCAGGAAAAccacagcatcagcaacagtccACGCCTGACAAGCTTTGCTGAACGACGagacaacagaagaagacatcCTGCTGCTCCAGGGGAGGACTCTGCTCTGACCCCAACAACCCCAGGCACTCCACATACACCCTCCACCCCAGCAGGGGCACTTGGTCGCCAGGACAGCCCTGGTCCCAGAGGCCCTGAACCAGGCTCCGAGGCCTGGGAATTGGGGGCTCGTCTGGAAGAAAAACGCAAAAGCATTGAAGCCCAGAAAAGACGTATTGAAGCCATCTTTGCTAAGCACAGACAGCGGCTTGGAAAAACTGCTTTCCTTCAGCTGAAAAGAGagcaaggagagggaggaggggagggagcagaggaggataATCTTACCCTGGAGGAGCGCCTCACACATATGGAGGAGCaactgaaacaggaagaggagaaggaaaaggagaaagaaaaagatggagagaaggagagagagaagccatcTGTTTCCAATCCTCCTCGGTTAGAGAAGCAGGTCACATTCTCTATCGAAAGTAAGAAAggggcagagaaagaaaaaggagcagagaaagagaaaggaggtgAAACTGTCATAGTGGAGTACAATGAAGTAGTGCAAAAACTGAGTGAAGCTCTGCAGTCACTACAGAAGGACATGCAGAAACTCACcgaacagcaacaacagctcaTGAGCAACCAAAGACCAAGAAATACATCCAAAACTACTCCAAAATCAACACCTAGAGGTAATACCAAAACACAACCCAAAACTCCTCCTCACACCCCGACAAAGACACCACCAAGAACCCCGACAAAGACTCCCACAAAGAGTACCAGCAAAGCTTGGGTGATTCCTCCTGCCAAtcccccctctgcctcctctccgtCACGGCGTTCACAAGTTCTTACCTCCCCCAAACCTATAATCTCTTCCTCCTGCCCAGCTCCTCGCACTAAGatccactcctcctccactccccgTAGTCCAAAGCACCACCCACGTCACCAACATCAGCCTCACCCACGGCCTTCCGAACTCAAGTTCCCCCCACTCAACCGCGTCTTGACACCAACCCAGAATGTGGACACCCTCCCCCACTTGCGGCGTGTATCCCCCAGCAAGTGTCAGGTTCAGACCTCTTCTTCCTTCCGAATCGGTGGTCCTCGGACTCCTCAAGAGTCACCTCAGCCTATCCAGCAGCCACAGCCTGATGAGTGCACATCAGACACAGGGTCAAGCGAGACACCAACTCAGTTCAGCCTGGAACTGGAGCAAGAGGAGGTGGGGGCTGTGGGAGGGCTGCCGGTCTTGCAACAGCCCAGACAAGATCGTCCTATGGCTGCAGGTGGAAGCAGCTCTGGAGCTCCTTCGGAGTGCTCGTTTGAGAGTGACACTATGTCCTTTTCTGCTGCGTACAGCGCAGGAGGTGAAGGCgggagaggtggaggtgcaGGGAAGCCCTGCAGCCTGATTGAGGTTTCACTGTCATCTCTTGGAGGTCCAGAGGGGGGCAGTGATGAACCAACTGATGAAGGACAGGAGTTCTCCTCTGATTCTATGAGCGACCACACAGAATCTGCTGTGGAGCCTGCTAGAAGACCAGCTGCAGAACCCCTGGACCCCATAGAACGGCTGGATCTGGCCACAGGAGCTGGCAACATGTCAGAGCAAGAGGAGTCCAATGGAGAACAACCAAGAGAGACCGAAACTTTTGAACCAAGTGGAGAACAGAATGAGCTggggacaagaggaggaatTAAATTCTTCTTTACG GAGGAGGTACATAGTGAGGGAGAGATGGCCCAGCGTAGAGCTGTCCTgttggaaaaacagcagaagagaactgaggagctgaagaagaggagacagtGGCATgaacaagaaagagaaaacag ACCAGCATCCTCAGACAAAAGAGTGGCATCTCCCTCCAATACACCTCCTGCAGGCACAACCTCACCTTCACCCACACCTCCTGCTACACCAGCCCGCCGGGGAGATTTCACACGAGGGGAGTATGCACTGCGGCAACAACTCAGACTCATGGATGACTTGGACAAAATGTTTCGACAGAAATCAACCAATCATGCACGATCTTCAACTAAGAAGACCCGCTCACGTCCTCGCAGCATGACCAgggaggaaacacagctgtCTCTGAGTCCAGCCAAAGGAAAAACTG GCTCTAAATTGACCAAAGTCTACTCTCACTCCTCCCTCAATCTGGCAGCTACAGATGAGCCAGGAAACAAATGTACCGACACCACAAAGAAACCCAGCAG CCGCCCTGGTTCGCCTGCAGGATGTGTGCCACCAAGTAGACTGGCAAATCAGAATGGAGATAAAGAATGGGAGACTGGTTCCAATGGTACTTCACCTGCCCCAGAATATACTG GTCCGAAGCTCTTCAAAGAACCAAGCTTCAAGTCCAACAAATTCATCATTCACAACGCTCTCTCTCGCTGCTGCCTTGCTGGAAAGGTCAacgaaacacaaaaaaacaagatcGTTGAG gagatggagaagagTCCTGCCAACCatttcctcatcctcttccgTGATTCCAGCTGCCAGTTCAGGGGCGTTTACACCATGAACTCCGACTCCCAGGAACTTGTACGATTGGCTGGCGTGGGCCCACGGGCAATTAGCTCCACCCAGGTGGAGTCCATCTACAAATAcagttcagacaggaagcagtttAGTGCCATCCCCTCTAAAACCGTGGGTATGAGTGTGGACGCCTTCACCATCCCCAGCCATCTTTGgcatggaggaggagcagcagcagcgggaggaggaagcaggagagCAAGCATTACGAAGAAGGCAGTCATTTCCAAGTGA
- the LOC143319400 gene encoding calmodulin-regulated spectrin-associated protein 3-like isoform X1, translating to MSSVQRGAAMVDSPSAMKKTFSVPEIKPLDQYDLNRAKICASVRWLLSKSYGSAENVPVELREPLYKDQYEQEHLKPSVSKLLLSPEIYCRAQALLAQAHGVSLPASQGSPADNSALLQFLIKKGFTPKVQDADVTEEDLRYVPIKTKAHLALIDALMTLAAKETVGRVKMAAEAEQMGVGAPWENALLFWVNRLNQKLREITEEEEPPKSQTCTDLQPAQDASQSTRWYWKLVPHAIAFCLKESGNKPPVIRYRKDKVQSKLTPTFPLVYAVKDLSNGCAIAAVLHFYCSSLLPLEDVCLKDTMSVADSLYNLQLIKEFCESSLQSCCPLAVEDLLYAPPALHLNIMSFIAELLEWFEVKKAEFVEPIQPIDLTDVSGLLDCTSPVSGNNNSGSPSFIFKQPFVPISSPVSSENKSWTKKQISRPLSAVTFSIPFGLDSDVDIVMGNPIDSVFRSVSTDSLTTGIPAMTSPVASAGMTHVPYSPPEDFSHLVSASAPSKRSSWGPYAHTTPLGELPTIEEALQVVHTPGNKDRRKGRTTEKGGRPEPRLRPEGAPAGFFLHSPEEDNPQLSSSAPCRSGVLYQPVGGEVGDNKRQGRGERKERSGRTSDMSRDDDSVLRDGSVDSSDTSDDTPRNAPGNIRPSSSRQENHSISNSPRLTSFAERRDNRRRHPAAPGEDSALTPTTPGTPHTPSTPAGALGRQDSPGPRGPEPGSEAWELGARLEEKRKSIEAQKRRIEAIFAKHRQRLGKTAFLQLKREQGEGGGEGAEEDNLTLEERLTHMEEQLKQEEEKEKEKEKDGEKEREKPSVSNPPRLEKQVTFSIESKKGAEKEKGAEKEKGGETVIVEYNEVVQKLSEALQSLQKDMQKLTEQQQQLMSNQRPRNTSKTTPKSTPRGNTKTQPKTPPHTPTKTPPRTPTKTPTKSTSKAWVIPPANPPSASSPSRRSQVLTSPKPIISSSCPAPRTKIHSSSTPRSPKHHPRHQHQPHPRPSELKFPPLNRVLTPTQNVDTLPHLRRVSPSKCQVQTSSSFRIGGPRTPQESPQPIQQPQPDECTSDTGSSETPTQFSLELEQEEVGAVGGLPVLQQPRQDRPMAAGGSSSGAPSECSFESDTMSFSAAYSAGGEGGRGGGAGKPCSLIEVSLSSLGGPEGGSDEPTDEGQEFSSDSMSDHTESAVEPARRPAAEPLDPIERLDLATGAGNMSEQEESNGEQPRETETFEPSGEQNELGTRGGIKFFFTEEVHSEGEMAQRRAVLLEKQQKRTEELKKRRQWHEQERENRPASSDKRVASPSNTPPAGTTSPSPTPPATPARRGDFTRGEYALRQQLRLMDDLDKMFRQKSTNHARSSTKKTRSRPRSMTREETQLSLSPAKGKTGSKLTKVYSHSSLNLAATDEPGNKCTDTTKKPSSRPGSPAGCVPPSRLANQNGDKEWETGSNGTSPAPEYTGPKLFKEPSFKSNKFIIHNALSRCCLAGKVNETQKNKIVEEMEKSPANHFLILFRDSSCQFRGVYTMNSDSQELVRLAGVGPRAISSTQVESIYKYSSDRKQFSAIPSKTVGMSVDAFTIPSHLWHGGGAAAAGGGSRRASITKKAVISK from the exons AAAGCCCACCTGGCCCTGATCGACGCCCTGATGACACTGGCTGCCAAAGAGACGGTGGGCAGGGTGAAGATGGCGGCGGAGGCGGAGCAGATGGGTGTCGGGGCTCCGTGGGAGAACGCTCTGCTCTTCTGGGTCAACAGG CTGAACCAGAAGTTGAGAGaaatcacagaagaagaagagccccCCAAGTCACAGACATGTACAGACCTGCAGCCTGCTCAGGACGCG TCTCAATCCACCCGCTGGTACTGGAAACTAGTCCCC CATGCTATCgctttttgtttgaaggagTCGGGGAATAAGCCGCCAGTG ATTCGCTATAGGAAGGACAAAGTGCAGTCTAAGCTGACTCCTACTTTCCCTCTGGTTTATGCGGTCAAAGATCTGTCTAATGGCTGCGCTATAGCTGCTGTGTTGCACTTCTACTGCTCCAGCTTGCTGCCTCTGGAGG ATGTGTGTCTGAAGGACACCATGTCCGTGGCTGACAGTCTCTACAACCTGCAGCTGATTAAAGAGTTCTGTGAGAGCAGTTTACAGAGCTGCTGCCCCCTCGCTGTGGAGGACCTGCTCTACGCTCCACCAGCTCTGCAT CTGAACATCATGAGCTTCATAGCTGAACTGCTGGAGTGGTTTGAGGTTAAGAAGGCTGAATTTGTTGAACCCATACAACCCATCGACCTCACAG atgTCTCAGGGTTACTAGATTGTACAAGTCCTGTGAGCGGGAACAACAACAG tgggTCTCCTTCCTTCAtcttcaaacagccctttgtgCCCATCTCCTCCCCCGTGTCATCAG aaaacaaaagttggacaaagaaacaaatcag TCGTCctctgtcagcagtgactttCAGCATCCCATTTGGGCTGGACAGTGATGTTGACATTGTCATGGGAAACCCAATAGATTCTGTCTTTCGCTCTGTCAGCACTGACAGCCTCACCACCGGCATCCCTGCAATGACTTCACCGGTGGCATCAGCAGGGATGACTCATGTCCCGTACAGCCCTCCAGAGGACTTCAGCCACCTGGTCAGCGCTTCTGCACCATCGAAGCGCTCATCCTGGGGCCCTTATGCGCACACAACACCACTGGGAGAGCTGCCGACCATTGAGGAGGCGCTACAGGTGGTTCACACTCCTGGCAACAAAGATCGGAGGAAGGGAAGGACaacagagaaaggaggaagacCAGAACCCAGGTTACGTCCTGAAGGAGCCCCTGCTGGATTCTTCCTACACTCCCCAGAGGAGGATAATCCCCAGCTCAGTAGCTCTGCTCCCTGTCGCTCCGGAGTCCTCTACCAGCCTGTTGGAGGAGAAGTGGGTGATAATAAAAGGcaaggaaggggagagaggaaggagagatcAGGACGCACCTCTGATATGTCACGTGATGATGACTCTGTTCTACGAGATGGCAGCGTTGACTCCTCTGACACATCGGATGATACCCCTAGAAATGCCCCAGGTAATATTCGACCCAGCAGCAGTCGCCAGGAAAAccacagcatcagcaacagtccACGCCTGACAAGCTTTGCTGAACGACGagacaacagaagaagacatcCTGCTGCTCCAGGGGAGGACTCTGCTCTGACCCCAACAACCCCAGGCACTCCACATACACCCTCCACCCCAGCAGGGGCACTTGGTCGCCAGGACAGCCCTGGTCCCAGAGGCCCTGAACCAGGCTCCGAGGCCTGGGAATTGGGGGCTCGTCTGGAAGAAAAACGCAAAAGCATTGAAGCCCAGAAAAGACGTATTGAAGCCATCTTTGCTAAGCACAGACAGCGGCTTGGAAAAACTGCTTTCCTTCAGCTGAAAAGAGagcaaggagagggaggaggggagggagcagaggaggataATCTTACCCTGGAGGAGCGCCTCACACATATGGAGGAGCaactgaaacaggaagaggagaaggaaaaggagaaagaaaaagatggagagaaggagagagagaagccatcTGTTTCCAATCCTCCTCGGTTAGAGAAGCAGGTCACATTCTCTATCGAAAGTAAGAAAggggcagagaaagaaaaaggagcagagaaagagaaaggaggtgAAACTGTCATAGTGGAGTACAATGAAGTAGTGCAAAAACTGAGTGAAGCTCTGCAGTCACTACAGAAGGACATGCAGAAACTCACcgaacagcaacaacagctcaTGAGCAACCAAAGACCAAGAAATACATCCAAAACTACTCCAAAATCAACACCTAGAGGTAATACCAAAACACAACCCAAAACTCCTCCTCACACCCCGACAAAGACACCACCAAGAACCCCGACAAAGACTCCCACAAAGAGTACCAGCAAAGCTTGGGTGATTCCTCCTGCCAAtcccccctctgcctcctctccgtCACGGCGTTCACAAGTTCTTACCTCCCCCAAACCTATAATCTCTTCCTCCTGCCCAGCTCCTCGCACTAAGatccactcctcctccactccccgTAGTCCAAAGCACCACCCACGTCACCAACATCAGCCTCACCCACGGCCTTCCGAACTCAAGTTCCCCCCACTCAACCGCGTCTTGACACCAACCCAGAATGTGGACACCCTCCCCCACTTGCGGCGTGTATCCCCCAGCAAGTGTCAGGTTCAGACCTCTTCTTCCTTCCGAATCGGTGGTCCTCGGACTCCTCAAGAGTCACCTCAGCCTATCCAGCAGCCACAGCCTGATGAGTGCACATCAGACACAGGGTCAAGCGAGACACCAACTCAGTTCAGCCTGGAACTGGAGCAAGAGGAGGTGGGGGCTGTGGGAGGGCTGCCGGTCTTGCAACAGCCCAGACAAGATCGTCCTATGGCTGCAGGTGGAAGCAGCTCTGGAGCTCCTTCGGAGTGCTCGTTTGAGAGTGACACTATGTCCTTTTCTGCTGCGTACAGCGCAGGAGGTGAAGGCgggagaggtggaggtgcaGGGAAGCCCTGCAGCCTGATTGAGGTTTCACTGTCATCTCTTGGAGGTCCAGAGGGGGGCAGTGATGAACCAACTGATGAAGGACAGGAGTTCTCCTCTGATTCTATGAGCGACCACACAGAATCTGCTGTGGAGCCTGCTAGAAGACCAGCTGCAGAACCCCTGGACCCCATAGAACGGCTGGATCTGGCCACAGGAGCTGGCAACATGTCAGAGCAAGAGGAGTCCAATGGAGAACAACCAAGAGAGACCGAAACTTTTGAACCAAGTGGAGAACAGAATGAGCTggggacaagaggaggaatTAAATTCTTCTTTACG GAGGAGGTACATAGTGAGGGAGAGATGGCCCAGCGTAGAGCTGTCCTgttggaaaaacagcagaagagaactgaggagctgaagaagaggagacagtGGCATgaacaagaaagagaaaacag ACCAGCATCCTCAGACAAAAGAGTGGCATCTCCCTCCAATACACCTCCTGCAGGCACAACCTCACCTTCACCCACACCTCCTGCTACACCAGCCCGCCGGGGAGATTTCACACGAGGGGAGTATGCACTGCGGCAACAACTCAGACTCATGGATGACTTGGACAAAATGTTTCGACAGAAATCAACCAATCATGCACGATCTTCAACTAAGAAGACCCGCTCACGTCCTCGCAGCATGACCAgggaggaaacacagctgtCTCTGAGTCCAGCCAAAGGAAAAACTG GCTCTAAATTGACCAAAGTCTACTCTCACTCCTCCCTCAATCTGGCAGCTACAGATGAGCCAGGAAACAAATGTACCGACACCACAAAGAAACCCAGCAG CCGCCCTGGTTCGCCTGCAGGATGTGTGCCACCAAGTAGACTGGCAAATCAGAATGGAGATAAAGAATGGGAGACTGGTTCCAATGGTACTTCACCTGCCCCAGAATATACTG GTCCGAAGCTCTTCAAAGAACCAAGCTTCAAGTCCAACAAATTCATCATTCACAACGCTCTCTCTCGCTGCTGCCTTGCTGGAAAGGTCAacgaaacacaaaaaaacaagatcGTTGAG gagatggagaagagTCCTGCCAACCatttcctcatcctcttccgTGATTCCAGCTGCCAGTTCAGGGGCGTTTACACCATGAACTCCGACTCCCAGGAACTTGTACGATTGGCTGGCGTGGGCCCACGGGCAATTAGCTCCACCCAGGTGGAGTCCATCTACAAATAcagttcagacaggaagcagtttAGTGCCATCCCCTCTAAAACCGTGGGTATGAGTGTGGACGCCTTCACCATCCCCAGCCATCTTTGgcatggaggaggagcagcagcagcgggaggaggaagcaggagagCAAGCATTACGAAGAAGGCAGTCATTTCCAAGTGA